One Sagittula stellata E-37 genomic window carries:
- the galE gene encoding UDP-glucose 4-epimerase GalE: MTNVLVTGGAGYIGSHACKALKAAGYTPVTYDNLVTGWQDAVKFGPFEQGDLMDRARLDEVFRKYEPAAVMHFAALSQVGEAMAKPGMYWRNNVCGSLTLIEAAVEAGCLDFVFSSTCATYGEHDNVVLDENTPQEPLNAYGASKRAVEDILRDFGAAYGLRHVIFRYFNVAGGDPEGEIGEHHRPETHLIPVMLEAVDGKRPALTVNGTDYDTPDGTCIRDYVHVCDLVDAHVLGLKWLKDGKGSRVFNLGTGKGFSVREVITAAGTVTNAEVPCSEGPRRAGDATKLVSGSVRAHEELEWVAHRSTMPQMIADAWRWHRNGHYDK, encoded by the coding sequence GTGACTAACGTTCTGGTTACCGGCGGAGCCGGGTACATCGGCAGCCATGCCTGCAAGGCGCTGAAGGCTGCGGGCTATACACCTGTCACTTATGACAATCTCGTCACCGGCTGGCAGGACGCGGTGAAGTTCGGCCCCTTCGAACAGGGCGACCTGATGGACCGCGCCCGACTGGACGAGGTGTTCCGCAAATACGAACCCGCAGCCGTCATGCACTTCGCGGCACTCAGCCAGGTGGGCGAGGCCATGGCCAAGCCCGGCATGTACTGGCGCAACAATGTCTGCGGCTCACTGACCCTGATCGAGGCGGCGGTCGAAGCCGGCTGCCTCGACTTCGTGTTCTCCTCCACCTGCGCGACCTACGGCGAACACGACAACGTCGTGCTCGACGAAAACACGCCGCAGGAACCGCTGAACGCCTACGGTGCGTCGAAGCGCGCGGTCGAGGACATCCTGCGCGACTTCGGTGCCGCCTACGGGCTGCGCCACGTCATCTTCCGCTACTTCAACGTGGCGGGCGGCGACCCGGAGGGCGAAATCGGCGAACACCATCGTCCCGAAACCCACCTGATCCCCGTCATGCTGGAAGCCGTCGACGGCAAGCGCCCGGCTTTGACGGTGAACGGCACCGACTACGACACGCCGGACGGCACCTGCATCCGCGACTACGTGCATGTCTGCGACCTCGTGGACGCGCACGTGCTGGGGCTGAAGTGGCTCAAGGACGGCAAGGGCAGCCGGGTGTTCAACCTGGGCACCGGCAAGGGGTTCTCGGTGCGCGAGGTCATCACCGCCGCGGGCACCGTCACCAACGCCGAAGTCCCCTGTTCGGAGGGGCCGCGCCGTGCCGGCGATGCGACGAAGCTGGTCTCCGGCTCCGTTCGCGCCCACGAAGAGCTGGAATGGGTGGCCCACCGGTCCACGATGCCCCAGATGATCGCGGATGCATGGCGCTGGCACAGGAACGGGCACTACGATAAATAA
- a CDS encoding PTS sugar transporter subunit IIA: MKFSDLLKPDAVKVMGSCSSKKRLMHDIADLAESVHGLHAQRVVEALLERESLGPTGVGHGVALPHARVSGLDEVLGVFMLLERPIDFDAVDRQPVDLVFSLFAPEEAGVEHLKALALVSRTLRDAGLCTKLRANRDPATLFTILTEFETVKAA, encoded by the coding sequence ATGAAGTTTAGCGATCTGCTGAAACCGGATGCCGTCAAGGTCATGGGCTCCTGTTCGTCGAAGAAACGGCTGATGCACGACATCGCCGACCTCGCCGAAAGCGTCCATGGCCTGCATGCCCAACGGGTCGTCGAAGCCCTGCTGGAACGGGAATCGCTGGGGCCGACAGGGGTCGGCCACGGCGTCGCCCTGCCGCACGCGCGTGTGTCGGGGCTCGACGAGGTGCTGGGCGTGTTCATGCTGCTGGAACGGCCGATCGACTTCGACGCCGTCGATCGCCAACCCGTGGACCTGGTGTTCTCGCTTTTCGCTCCCGAAGAGGCGGGGGTCGAACACCTGAAAGCCTTGGCACTTGTGTCCCGGACCCTCCGGGACGCAGGCCTGTGCACAAAATTGCGCGCCAACCGCGACCCGGCCACCCTCTTCACGATCCTGACGGAGTTCGAGACGGTCAAGGCGGCCTGA
- a CDS encoding glycosyltransferase, with amino-acid sequence MTRLLDLTRLIARAGFRTTGIDRVIYCYLDHFVRDTSVPLFGIVRTAAGYILLDRSGCADLRDRIRDNRWGKPDLLSRIRRKYKPNLAAAESDMRRAALARSPARGLERMLKKRVGTGMQYFNLGQKAPTRRLLDTLKTLDGKIITMIYDTIPLDHPEFCVGRVTEMFDDFFQRMMKYSDITICISEFTRQNVLRHAAPFTPRTVTAHLGVEIDLPDIRPATPPGGRPYFVILSTIEVRKNHRLLLDIWPEIPEADLVIVGRRGWGVDELFERLDARPPHVFEYNNASDEEAFSLVKGSTGMLFPSFNEGYGLPPMEAAVMGVPVICNDLPIFREILGDYPVYADVNDRYLWIKAIRKLAQDHKAGVATQPPMEPPTWDDHFKAVLRHL; translated from the coding sequence ATGACAAGACTGCTCGACCTGACGCGGTTGATCGCGCGGGCCGGTTTCCGCACCACCGGCATCGACCGCGTCATATACTGTTACCTCGATCATTTCGTTCGGGATACGTCAGTGCCGCTGTTCGGCATCGTCCGCACGGCAGCGGGCTACATCCTGTTGGACCGATCCGGTTGCGCGGACCTGCGTGACCGGATCCGGGACAACCGTTGGGGCAAGCCCGATCTGCTGTCGCGCATCCGGCGCAAGTACAAACCCAACCTCGCCGCCGCCGAGTCCGACATGCGCCGCGCGGCCCTTGCCCGCTCCCCGGCACGGGGGCTTGAACGGATGCTGAAGAAACGCGTCGGGACCGGGATGCAGTACTTCAACTTGGGACAGAAGGCCCCGACCCGGCGCCTTCTCGACACGCTCAAGACGCTCGACGGCAAGATCATCACGATGATCTACGACACGATACCGCTCGATCATCCGGAATTCTGCGTGGGCAGGGTCACCGAAATGTTCGACGATTTCTTTCAGCGCATGATGAAATACTCGGACATCACCATCTGCATTTCCGAGTTCACGCGACAGAACGTGCTCCGGCACGCGGCACCGTTCACACCCCGGACGGTGACCGCGCACCTGGGTGTCGAAATTGACCTGCCCGACATCCGGCCCGCCACGCCGCCGGGCGGCAGACCTTATTTCGTCATCCTGTCCACCATCGAGGTCCGAAAGAACCATCGCCTGCTGCTCGATATCTGGCCGGAAATTCCGGAGGCCGATCTCGTGATCGTCGGGCGGCGCGGCTGGGGCGTGGATGAGCTTTTCGAACGGCTGGACGCGCGCCCCCCCCATGTCTTCGAATACAACAATGCCAGTGACGAAGAGGCCTTCAGCCTCGTGAAGGGGTCGACCGGAATGCTCTTCCCCTCGTTCAACGAAGGATACGGCCTGCCGCCGATGGAAGCCGCCGTGATGGGGGTGCCCGTGATCTGCAACGATCTTCCGATCTTCCGCGAGATTCTGGGAGACTACCCCGTTTACGCGGACGTCAATGACCGTTATCTGTGGATAAAGGCGATCAGGAAGCTGGCACAAGACCACAAGGCAGGCGTCGCGACGCAGCCCCCCATGGAACCCCCGACGTGGGACGACCATTTCAAGGCAGTCTTAAGGCACCTCTGA
- a CDS encoding ribonuclease D, whose product MANQLHQGDLPDNLDLGPVVAIDCETMGLHPHRDRLCVVQLSAGDGNAHLVQVARGQTEAPNLSRLLTDPDVLKLFHYGRFDIAAMYNAFGALAAPVYCTKIASRLVRTYTDRHGLKNLTQELLGVDISKQQQSSDWGAETLTDAQKDYAASDVLHLHRLRTALNAMLEREGRTEIAQACFDFLPARAKLDLAGWPDTDIFAHA is encoded by the coding sequence ATGGCCAATCAACTGCACCAGGGCGACCTGCCTGACAACCTCGACCTCGGCCCTGTGGTGGCCATCGACTGCGAGACGATGGGTCTGCACCCGCACCGCGACCGGCTGTGCGTCGTGCAGCTTTCGGCGGGAGACGGAAACGCGCACCTGGTGCAGGTGGCACGGGGTCAGACCGAGGCACCCAACCTTTCCCGCCTGCTGACGGACCCGGACGTGCTGAAGCTGTTCCACTACGGCCGGTTCGACATCGCCGCTATGTACAATGCCTTCGGCGCACTGGCCGCGCCGGTCTATTGCACCAAGATCGCCAGCCGGCTGGTGCGGACCTATACCGACCGCCACGGGCTGAAGAACCTGACGCAGGAACTGCTGGGCGTCGATATCTCCAAGCAGCAGCAGTCGTCGGACTGGGGGGCAGAGACTCTGACCGACGCACAGAAGGACTATGCCGCCTCGGATGTGCTTCACCTGCACCGGCTGCGCACCGCCCTGAACGCGATGCTGGAACGCGAAGGAAGGACGGAGATCGCGCAGGCCTGTTTCGACTTCCTGCCGGCACGGGCGAAGCTGGACCTCGCCGGCTGGCCCGACACGGATATCTTCGCCCATGCCTGA
- the lptA gene encoding lipopolysaccharide transport periplasmic protein LptA: MTKALLAAICMAIFPAVTLAQSQVSFGGGGQDTSAPVEVTADSLSVNQADGTALYSGNVVIVQGEMRLAAPRVLVIYSDTRSEITRMEATGGVVMVRGEEAAEGERADYNIDDGQIVLSGNVLVTQGESAMTSERMVVNLDDGTAQMSGRVKTVLQQGGRDGGQ, encoded by the coding sequence ATGACCAAGGCATTACTCGCGGCGATCTGCATGGCCATTTTCCCGGCCGTGACGCTGGCGCAGTCGCAGGTGTCGTTCGGCGGGGGCGGTCAGGACACCAGCGCTCCGGTCGAGGTCACGGCGGATTCCCTGTCGGTGAACCAGGCGGACGGCACGGCTCTGTACTCCGGCAACGTGGTGATCGTTCAGGGCGAGATGCGCCTCGCCGCGCCTCGGGTGCTGGTGATCTATTCCGACACGCGGTCCGAGATCACCCGGATGGAGGCGACCGGCGGCGTCGTCATGGTGCGCGGCGAGGAAGCCGCCGAAGGCGAACGCGCCGACTACAACATCGACGACGGCCAGATCGTGCTGTCCGGCAACGTGCTGGTGACGCAGGGCGAGAGCGCGATGACCTCCGAACGGATGGTGGTCAACCTCGACGATGGCACGGCGCAGATGTCTGGCCGTGTGAAGACCGTGCTGCAGCAGGGCGGCCGGGACGGGGGCCAGTAG
- the galU gene encoding UTP--glucose-1-phosphate uridylyltransferase GalU, with the protein MPKKVTKAIFPVAGLGTRFLPATKSVPKEIMTLVDRPLVQYAIDEARAAGIKEFIFVTSRGKGALEDYFDHAPQLEQELKKKGKDDLLSILKSTNMDSGEIAYIRQHKALGLGHAIWCARKLVGNEPFAVMLPDDVIASEKPCLQQMVEAYEETGGNMVAAMEVPQEKTKAYGVLDVAEDMGSMVKVKGMVEKPEPKDAPSNLAVIGRYILSPQIFKNLNSKQAGAGGEIQLTDAIAQEIDKEDGGVYGFRFRGQRFDCGSKAGFLQATVAFGLARDDLRDELEGYLQELMSTRKAAE; encoded by the coding sequence ATGCCCAAAAAGGTCACCAAAGCAATTTTCCCGGTTGCAGGCCTCGGAACCCGTTTCCTTCCGGCGACGAAATCCGTCCCGAAAGAGATCATGACGCTCGTGGACCGTCCGCTGGTCCAGTACGCAATCGACGAAGCCCGTGCCGCAGGCATCAAGGAGTTCATCTTTGTCACGTCCCGCGGGAAGGGCGCGCTCGAAGACTACTTCGACCACGCCCCGCAACTTGAGCAGGAGCTGAAGAAAAAGGGCAAGGACGATCTGCTGAGCATCCTCAAGTCCACCAACATGGACTCGGGCGAGATCGCCTACATCCGCCAGCACAAGGCGCTCGGCCTCGGCCACGCGATCTGGTGCGCGCGCAAACTGGTCGGCAACGAGCCTTTCGCCGTGATGCTGCCCGATGACGTGATCGCCTCTGAAAAGCCCTGCCTCCAGCAGATGGTCGAGGCCTACGAGGAAACCGGCGGCAACATGGTCGCGGCGATGGAAGTCCCGCAGGAGAAGACCAAAGCCTACGGTGTGCTCGACGTCGCGGAAGACATGGGCTCCATGGTCAAGGTGAAGGGCATGGTCGAAAAGCCGGAGCCGAAGGACGCCCCATCCAACCTTGCCGTGATCGGCCGCTACATCCTGTCGCCGCAGATCTTCAAGAACCTCAACTCGAAGCAGGCCGGCGCCGGCGGCGAGATCCAGCTTACCGACGCGATCGCTCAGGAAATCGACAAGGAGGACGGCGGCGTCTACGGCTTCCGCTTCCGTGGCCAGCGCTTCGACTGCGGCTCCAAGGCGGGCTTCCTGCAGGCGACCGTCGCCTTTGGCCTCGCCCGCGACGACCTCCGAGATGAACTGGAAGGCTATCTCCAGGAACTGATGTCCACTCGCAAGGCGGCAGAATAG
- a CDS encoding sugar transferase codes for MTLQFRQPLPTATFEALINETLFCDTEATPYRDALKRALDVTLVLLVALPAALLTLAFAALVMLDGHGPFYSQQRVGRNGRTFRMWKLRSMVPDADAQLNAYLTANPEARMEWDLTQKLRRDPRITAIGRIIRKTSIDELPQLLNVLTGDMSLVGPRPMMLNQREIYPGTAYYSLRPGITGFWQTSVRNESSFSERARFDSEYLRELSFVTDLRVLLKTVRVVIHGTGC; via the coding sequence ATGACACTGCAATTTCGTCAGCCACTGCCGACGGCCACTTTCGAAGCGCTCATCAACGAGACGCTGTTCTGCGATACCGAAGCCACGCCTTACCGCGACGCGCTGAAGCGCGCGCTGGACGTGACGCTGGTCCTTCTGGTGGCACTGCCCGCCGCCCTGCTGACCCTCGCCTTCGCCGCGCTGGTCATGCTCGACGGTCACGGCCCCTTCTACAGCCAGCAACGCGTTGGCCGGAACGGCCGCACCTTCCGCATGTGGAAGCTGCGCAGCATGGTGCCGGACGCCGATGCCCAGCTTAACGCCTACCTCACCGCCAACCCTGAAGCGCGGATGGAATGGGACCTGACCCAGAAGCTGCGCCGCGACCCGCGCATCACCGCGATCGGCCGGATCATCCGCAAGACCTCGATCGACGAACTGCCGCAGCTCCTGAACGTGCTCACCGGCGACATGTCCCTGGTCGGTCCGCGTCCGATGATGCTGAACCAGCGCGAGATCTACCCGGGCACCGCCTACTACTCGCTGCGCCCCGGCATCACCGGCTTCTGGCAGACCTCGGTCCGCAACGAGTCCAGCTTTTCCGAGCGCGCCCGTTTCGACTCCGAATACCTCCGCGAGCTGTCCTTCGTGACGGACCTGCGCGTCCTGCTGAAGACGGTGCGTGTGGTCATCCACGGCACCGGCTGCTGA
- a CDS encoding NADPH-dependent FMN reductase, with product MPDLKLVGLCGALRAASTNRLLLNEAARRFGPADYTELDLRFPLYDADIENGPGIPAEVRKAAEGIAAADAVIVASPEYNKGITGVLKNALDWISRAEGNPWRDKPVALVSAASGMAGGPRSQAQARLCLNAFRPHLLPGPEVMVGQTATKWDENGHLTDEAGIKLLTELMEDLRRLAEACKG from the coding sequence ATGCCCGATCTCAAGCTTGTCGGCCTCTGCGGCGCCCTGCGCGCCGCTTCCACCAACCGCCTGTTGCTGAACGAGGCCGCCCGCCGTTTCGGCCCGGCCGACTACACCGAACTGGACCTGCGCTTCCCGCTCTACGACGCCGATATCGAGAACGGTCCCGGCATCCCGGCAGAAGTCCGGAAGGCCGCGGAAGGGATCGCCGCAGCCGATGCCGTGATCGTCGCCTCGCCGGAGTACAACAAGGGCATCACCGGCGTGCTGAAGAACGCGCTGGACTGGATCAGCAGGGCCGAGGGCAACCCGTGGCGGGACAAGCCCGTGGCGTTGGTCTCTGCCGCCTCCGGCATGGCGGGCGGGCCGCGCTCGCAGGCACAGGCGCGGCTCTGCCTGAACGCCTTCCGCCCGCACCTCCTGCCCGGGCCGGAGGTCATGGTCGGCCAGACCGCGACCAAGTGGGACGAGAACGGCCACCTGACAGACGAGGCCGGGATCAAGCTGCTGACCGAGCTGATGGAAGACCTGCGCAGGCTGGCCGAGGCCTGCAAAGGCTGA
- the lptB gene encoding LPS export ABC transporter ATP-binding protein, with translation MSRPELRVTEGDSGLRVNHLRKAYRKRVVIRDVTMRLDRGEVVALLGPNGSGKTTSFYAIAGLVNPDAGEVLIDGHDATYLPMYRRARLGIGYLPQEMSIFRGLSVEDNIGAVLDISQPDAHKRRERLEELLGEFSIEHLRRAPALALSGGERRRVEIARCLAADPKYLLLDEPFAGVDPISVGDIRHLVADLKTRGLGVLITDHNVRETLELVDRAYILHDGQVLMSGTPEEVVQNENVRRVYLGDNFRLA, from the coding sequence ATGTCCCGACCTGAATTGCGAGTGACCGAAGGCGACAGCGGCCTCCGTGTGAACCACCTGCGCAAGGCCTACCGCAAGCGCGTCGTGATCCGCGACGTGACGATGCGGCTGGACCGGGGCGAGGTGGTCGCGCTTCTCGGTCCGAACGGGTCGGGCAAGACCACCTCCTTCTATGCCATCGCGGGGCTGGTGAACCCGGACGCGGGCGAAGTGCTGATCGACGGCCACGACGCGACCTATCTGCCGATGTACCGCCGCGCCCGGCTGGGCATCGGCTATCTACCGCAGGAGATGTCGATCTTCCGTGGGCTGAGCGTCGAGGACAACATCGGCGCGGTGCTGGATATCTCTCAACCCGATGCGCACAAGCGGCGCGAGCGGCTGGAGGAACTGCTGGGCGAGTTCTCGATCGAGCACCTGCGCCGGGCACCGGCGCTGGCGTTGTCGGGCGGTGAACGCCGCCGGGTGGAGATCGCGCGTTGCCTGGCCGCCGATCCGAAGTACCTGCTGCTGGACGAACCCTTTGCCGGCGTGGACCCGATCAGCGTGGGCGATATCCGCCACCTCGTCGCGGACCTGAAGACGCGGGGCCTCGGCGTGCTGATCACCGACCACAACGTGCGCGAGACGCTGGAACTGGTCGACCGGGCCTACATCCTGCACGACGGGCAGGTGCTGATGTCGGGCACGCCGGAAGAGGTGGTGCAGAACGAGAACGTGCGCCGCGTCTACCTGGGCGACAACTTCCGCCTGGCCTGA
- the lptC gene encoding LPS export ABC transporter periplasmic protein LptC → MARASGGYSRLIAWLKILLPIAALAMLSTIFLLASDREVLENVPFAEALRQGEVASEGVSSPYYSGTTRDGDMLTMTARRAWPLEDGDILADQYSARMQMGDGSVIQLDSKKATMREGERKAFLDDGVRIESSLGYILTTNAMVSALDSVNAETLGPVAGNGPAEELEAGRMVIAPADGEGAVQIHFTGGVKMIYRPADKEVEE, encoded by the coding sequence ATGGCCCGGGCGAGCGGGGGCTATTCCAGACTGATCGCGTGGCTCAAGATCCTTCTGCCGATTGCGGCACTGGCGATGCTGTCGACCATCTTTCTTCTGGCCTCCGACCGGGAGGTGCTGGAAAACGTCCCCTTCGCCGAGGCCCTCCGGCAGGGCGAGGTCGCCTCCGAAGGCGTTTCCTCGCCTTACTATTCCGGGACCACGCGCGACGGCGACATGCTGACGATGACGGCACGCCGGGCCTGGCCGCTGGAGGATGGCGACATCCTGGCCGACCAGTATTCGGCGCGCATGCAGATGGGCGACGGATCGGTCATCCAGCTCGACTCCAAGAAGGCGACGATGCGGGAAGGCGAACGCAAGGCCTTCCTGGACGACGGCGTTCGCATCGAAAGTTCTCTCGGCTATATCCTCACGACAAATGCGATGGTCAGTGCGCTCGACTCCGTGAATGCCGAAACCCTCGGTCCGGTGGCGGGCAACGGCCCGGCGGAAGAGCTGGAGGCCGGTCGCATGGTCATCGCCCCGGCGGACGGTGAGGGCGCCGTGCAAATCCACTTCACCGGCGGCGTGAAGATGATATACCGGCCTGCAGACAAGGAAGTTGAAGAATGA
- a CDS encoding glycosyltransferase family 2 protein, producing the protein MRLRRRRCRIRAFRKRRELRPVADRTSDIRPSDLLVFSTQRNEGVRLPYFLQYYRDMGVNHFLFVDNDSDDGSLDYLSRQPDVSVWATRASYKRSRFGVDWMNWLLMKYGHDHWCLTVDPDELFLYPFCDTRPLRALTDWLDASSIKSFSAMLLDMYPKGRIDLHPYSAGQDPLEIANWFDAGNYTISKNAQFGNLWIQGGPRARMFFTAMPDAAPALNKIPLVRWNRRYTYMSSTHNLLPRGLNLIYDEWGGEKASGVLLHTKFLDTFGKKAEEELDRRQHYGASREYIAYADGVKDNPDLWCKWSEKYINWRQLEILGIMSKGNWA; encoded by the coding sequence ATGCGGCTGCGGAGGCGACGCTGCCGCATTCGCGCGTTCAGGAAACGCCGCGAGCTGAGACCCGTTGCCGACCGCACATCCGACATCCGCCCGTCCGACCTGCTGGTGTTCTCCACCCAGCGCAACGAGGGCGTGCGCCTGCCATACTTCCTGCAGTATTACCGCGACATGGGAGTGAACCACTTCCTCTTCGTGGACAACGACAGCGACGACGGTTCGCTCGACTACCTGAGCCGCCAGCCGGACGTGTCTGTCTGGGCGACCCGGGCCAGCTACAAGCGGTCGCGCTTCGGCGTCGACTGGATGAACTGGCTCCTGATGAAATACGGGCACGACCACTGGTGCCTGACCGTCGATCCGGACGAGCTGTTCCTGTACCCGTTCTGCGACACCCGGCCCCTGCGCGCGCTGACCGACTGGCTCGACGCCTCCTCGATCAAGTCGTTCTCGGCCATGCTGCTCGACATGTATCCAAAGGGGCGGATCGACCTGCATCCCTACAGCGCCGGGCAGGACCCGCTTGAGATCGCGAACTGGTTCGACGCCGGGAACTACACGATCTCCAAGAACGCACAGTTCGGCAACCTCTGGATCCAGGGCGGCCCGCGGGCCCGCATGTTCTTTACCGCGATGCCGGACGCCGCGCCGGCGCTGAACAAGATCCCGCTGGTCCGTTGGAACCGGCGCTATACCTACATGTCCTCCACCCACAACCTGCTGCCGCGCGGGCTGAACCTGATCTACGACGAATGGGGCGGCGAAAAGGCCTCGGGCGTGCTCTTGCATACCAAGTTCCTCGACACCTTCGGCAAGAAAGCCGAGGAGGAGCTTGATCGCCGTCAGCACTACGGGGCGTCCCGGGAATACATCGCCTATGCGGACGGCGTGAAGGACAATCCCGACCTCTGGTGCAAGTGGTCGGAGAAATACATCAACTGGCGCCAGCTCGAAATCCTCGGCATCATGTCCAAGGGGAACTGGGCATGA
- a CDS encoding beta-1,6-N-acetylglucosaminyltransferase, which produces MSVGIVMLVHTAFDRAEQMALHWAKGGCPVVIHVDSAVPRASYDAFRARLSQTPGILFSKRHRCEWGTWGLVAAAQDASELMLKSFEEVRHVYLASGSCLPLRPVEELTSYLAERPRTDFIESATTADVPWTVGGLDHERFTLHFPFSWRKNRMLFDNFVELQRMVGYKRRIPNGIVPHMGSQWWCLTRQTLSAILGDPERRRYDAYFRHVWIPDESYFQTLARVYSTQIESRSLTLSKFDFQGKPHIFYDDHLQLLRRSDCFVARKIWPHADRLYDAFLTDPNRAMSRQEPNPGKIDRIFAKAVDRRTRGRPGLYMQSRFPNYGWENGVTAGKYSVFQGFSELFIDFEQWLARATGAQVHGHLYAPERAEFTGGQTLINGALSDNAKLRDANPRAFLTNLIWNTRGERQCFQYGPRDNPEILWPVSRDPNAQISVISGAWAVPLFKSNANFADIRAEAARLQKVESKMLDTLRSPDVKARIRIWSMAEFIESPMEPLQVIIDEIGQKSLRRLAEAPRLEDLTGFGQFLQNLKNQGMHPYLMGDFPVDPAPRNTRGNTRKPYLVKK; this is translated from the coding sequence ATGAGCGTCGGCATCGTGATGCTGGTCCACACCGCCTTCGACCGCGCCGAACAGATGGCGCTGCACTGGGCGAAGGGCGGCTGCCCGGTGGTCATCCACGTCGACAGCGCCGTACCGCGTGCCAGCTACGACGCCTTCCGCGCGCGCCTGTCGCAGACGCCCGGCATCCTGTTCTCCAAGCGCCACCGCTGCGAATGGGGCACCTGGGGGCTGGTCGCCGCCGCGCAGGACGCGTCCGAACTCATGCTGAAAAGCTTCGAGGAGGTGCGCCATGTCTACCTTGCATCGGGGTCCTGCCTGCCGCTCCGCCCGGTGGAGGAACTGACCAGCTACCTCGCCGAACGCCCCCGCACAGACTTCATCGAAAGCGCCACGACCGCCGATGTGCCATGGACCGTCGGCGGGCTGGACCACGAACGCTTCACGCTGCATTTCCCCTTCTCCTGGCGCAAGAACCGGATGCTCTTCGACAACTTCGTCGAACTGCAGCGCATGGTCGGCTACAAGCGCCGCATTCCCAACGGCATCGTCCCGCACATGGGGTCGCAATGGTGGTGCCTGACACGGCAAACGCTGTCCGCCATCCTCGGCGATCCCGAGCGGCGCCGGTACGATGCCTACTTCCGGCACGTCTGGATCCCGGACGAAAGCTACTTCCAGACGCTTGCGCGGGTCTACTCCACGCAGATCGAAAGCCGCTCGCTCACGCTGTCGAAGTTCGACTTTCAGGGCAAGCCGCACATCTTCTACGACGACCACCTGCAACTCTTGCGCCGCTCCGACTGCTTCGTCGCGCGCAAGATATGGCCGCACGCCGACCGGTTGTACGACGCCTTCCTCACCGACCCCAACCGCGCCATGTCGCGACAGGAACCGAACCCCGGCAAGATCGACCGCATCTTCGCCAAGGCGGTGGACCGACGGACCCGCGGGCGTCCCGGCCTCTACATGCAGTCGCGCTTCCCTAACTACGGCTGGGAAAACGGCGTCACCGCCGGCAAGTACTCCGTGTTCCAGGGCTTTTCCGAGCTGTTCATCGACTTCGAGCAATGGTTGGCCCGCGCCACCGGCGCGCAGGTGCACGGCCACCTCTACGCCCCCGAAAGGGCCGAGTTCACGGGCGGGCAGACGCTGATCAACGGCGCCCTTTCCGACAATGCGAAGCTGCGCGACGCCAACCCCCGCGCGTTCCTCACCAACCTGATCTGGAATACGCGCGGCGAACGGCAGTGCTTCCAGTACGGGCCCCGCGACAACCCGGAGATCCTCTGGCCGGTCTCCCGCGACCCCAACGCCCAGATCTCGGTGATCTCCGGCGCCTGGGCCGTGCCGCTCTTCAAGTCCAACGCCAACTTCGCCGACATCCGGGCAGAGGCCGCGCGCCTCCAGAAGGTCGAAAGCAAGATGCTCGACACCCTGCGCAGCCCGGACGTGAAGGCCCGCATCCGCATCTGGTCCATGGCCGAATTCATCGAAAGCCCGATGGAGCCGCTGCAGGTCATCATCGACGAGATCGGCCAGAAGTCCCTGCGCCGCCTGGCCGAAGCCCCGCGCCTCGAAGACCTGACCGGCTTCGGCCAGTTCCTCCAGAACCTCAAGAACCAGGGCATGCACCCCTACCTGATGGGCGACTTCCCCGTCGATCCCGCCCCGCGCAACACCCGGGGCAACACGCGCAAACCCTACCTCGTAAAGAAATAA
- the hpf gene encoding ribosome hibernation-promoting factor, HPF/YfiA family produces the protein MRYQITGKQIDIGEALQTHVQTELGSVLEKYSQRPTDATVIFSKAAHQFVCEAVVHLSSGLNAAAKGHATEIYAAFDACSEKMDKQLRRYKRRLKDHHKDRTEPVEFLGASSYILAHDGGDDAAEPETLQPIIVAEMETKIPSLSVGEAVMQMELAGAPVLVFRNEKKDGVNVVYRRDDGNIGWIDP, from the coding sequence ATGCGTTACCAGATCACGGGCAAACAAATCGACATTGGCGAAGCTTTGCAGACCCACGTTCAGACCGAGCTTGGCTCGGTGCTGGAGAAGTATTCCCAGCGCCCGACCGACGCGACCGTGATTTTTTCCAAGGCGGCCCATCAGTTCGTTTGCGAGGCCGTCGTCCACCTGTCGAGCGGTCTGAACGCCGCCGCAAAGGGGCATGCCACTGAAATCTATGCCGCTTTCGACGCCTGCTCCGAGAAGATGGACAAGCAGCTCAGGCGCTACAAGCGACGCCTGAAGGACCACCACAAGGACCGTACGGAACCTGTTGAATTTCTCGGGGCCTCTTCGTATATCCTCGCGCACGACGGCGGAGACGACGCTGCCGAACCCGAGACGCTTCAGCCGATCATCGTGGCAGAGATGGAAACCAAGATCCCCTCGCTGTCCGTCGGTGAAGCCGTGATGCAGATGGAATTGGCTGGCGCTCCGGTGCTGGTGTTCCGGAACGAAAAGAAAGACGGAGTGAATGTCGTCTACCGGCGCGACGATGGCAACATCGGCTGGATCGATCCATGA